The following are encoded together in the Puniceicoccaceae bacterium genome:
- a CDS encoding flagellar biosynthetic protein FliO produces MNQVCQLSKLLTCLLLFTSVMVPFGMSDEGNESGEEIVTAPVVEQDGAVLQPRARSEPWFEAKPSGSGLMGSLALFLVMLAAVAGFWIYTKRGGNSIRQFGVSKDLRIRETKALGNRQFLVVVEYGEQRMLLGVAPGVINHLCYLETPEPELDVKESQTQ; encoded by the coding sequence ATGAATCAAGTCTGCCAACTTTCTAAACTGCTTACCTGCCTGCTGCTCTTTACCTCTGTAATGGTGCCATTTGGCATGAGCGATGAGGGAAATGAATCTGGGGAAGAGATTGTCACTGCACCAGTGGTGGAGCAGGATGGAGCCGTGCTACAGCCCCGTGCACGTTCCGAACCCTGGTTTGAAGCAAAGCCATCGGGATCTGGGCTGATGGGGTCGCTCGCACTTTTTCTTGTGATGCTGGCTGCGGTGGCTGGATTTTGGATATACACCAAACGCGGTGGCAATTCCATCCGACAATTCGGGGTTTCAAAGGACCTTCGCATTCGGGAAACGAAGGCACTCGGGAATCGGCAATTTCTGGTGGTGGTGGAATATGGAGAGCAGCGCATGCTACTGGGCGTGGCTCCGGGAGTGATCAATCACCTGTGCTATCTGGAGACTCCAGAGCCTGAGCTTGATGTGAAGGAATCGCAGACGCAGTGA
- a CDS encoding FliH/SctL family protein, translated as MDQTVLSYKNIAFGASLKSIQLTYHGAPRVDASDCQRQVDEAYAKGREEATQSYNNQILQQRTEVQQLLGETLEQMDLKVDQCLREVFEEIPVLVTHIARRVLAEVEIDGEMVQRIVQEIISDLPGNRGEIEVFLCEKDLELLQSYLEDAEHRFPHCVFRADPQLDSADCRVVSKFGAIDGRVATKLKHIEDQLRS; from the coding sequence ATGGATCAGACCGTGTTGTCGTATAAAAACATTGCATTTGGTGCTTCGCTCAAATCGATCCAACTGACCTACCATGGTGCACCTCGGGTGGATGCTTCGGATTGTCAGCGGCAGGTGGATGAAGCCTACGCAAAGGGCAGGGAGGAGGCCACTCAGTCCTACAATAATCAGATTTTGCAGCAGCGTACCGAAGTGCAGCAACTGCTGGGTGAGACACTGGAGCAGATGGACCTGAAGGTTGATCAATGCCTCAGGGAGGTCTTTGAGGAGATCCCGGTATTGGTGACCCACATTGCGCGGCGCGTCCTGGCCGAAGTCGAAATCGACGGTGAAATGGTTCAACGCATCGTGCAGGAGATCATCAGTGATTTACCGGGCAATCGTGGAGAAATCGAAGTTTTTTTGTGTGAGAAAGATTTGGAATTGCTGCAGTCCTATCTGGAGGATGCGGAGCATCGCTTCCCGCACTGTGTGTTTCGCGCAGATCCGCAGCTGGATTCGGCGGATTGTCGCGTCGTCAGCAAATTCGGTGCAATCGATGGGCGGGTCGCGACCAAACTCAAACACATTGAGGATCAGCTTCGATCCTAG
- a CDS encoding ATP-dependent helicase: MPLMEAVDFSTPFSADRAVLESIDFRATLNDEQYDAVTSPDGPALVLAGAGSGKTRTLTYRVAWLLRQGVLPGEILLLTFTNKAAREMLERVESLTGIPPKQFWGGTFHHIGQRVLRTFGESVGLSRSFNIIDETDAEALLTETIKDTDKEFLKVKDYPRAKVIANMLSYARNTMQNIDDVLADKYPYFAELSGRIAQFAKLYQARKLEQQVCDYDDLLEYWLKVMESDTEAANYYANRFRHLLVDEYQDTNILQSRIIDLMGAHHRIMAVGDDAQCIYTWRGANIDNILSFAERHPGTQIYKIETNYRSTPEILRFANNVLETQPPGLGFKKELRAWRESIVHPYFVQTVDTRQQAQFVASRILRLVEEGGRSFSDIAVLYRAHFHAMDLQIELSRRGLPFVITSGVKFFEQAHVRDLVAQLRFACNPEDATAFMRFTGLLPKVGARTSLKLLADAKALAARESISLVDALLHSKVFKRVPEPAKEQWPSLVQTLKDVQQAVETRHPERVVELAVEGWYSGFIREVYPNWTNRMDDLESLIGFAARFDTMEELLAQLILLNSETSNRSIDPDTDCVRLTTIHQSKGLEFPVVFVIGLADGQLPLKRAIESDDVEEERRLFYVAVTRAMDELYLSYPILTTQGGPPVRMEPSRFVQILPKDCFESVSMAQQYYR; this comes from the coding sequence ATGCCACTGATGGAAGCAGTGGATTTTTCAACACCATTTTCTGCGGATCGCGCTGTGCTCGAGTCGATTGATTTTCGGGCGACACTGAATGACGAGCAATACGATGCGGTGACTTCGCCCGATGGTCCCGCACTGGTGTTGGCGGGAGCGGGTTCCGGAAAAACACGCACGCTGACCTATCGGGTTGCCTGGCTGTTGCGTCAGGGGGTTCTTCCGGGGGAAATCCTGTTGCTGACCTTTACGAATAAGGCAGCACGGGAAATGCTGGAGCGAGTGGAATCGCTGACAGGTATTCCTCCGAAGCAATTCTGGGGAGGCACATTTCACCACATCGGTCAGCGTGTCTTGCGAACGTTCGGGGAAAGTGTGGGACTCAGCCGTTCCTTTAACATCATCGACGAGACCGATGCAGAAGCCCTTCTCACCGAGACCATCAAAGACACCGACAAGGAGTTTTTGAAAGTGAAAGATTATCCGCGTGCAAAAGTGATCGCAAACATGCTGAGCTACGCGCGCAACACCATGCAGAATATCGATGATGTGCTCGCCGACAAGTATCCCTATTTTGCGGAGTTGTCTGGCCGCATTGCACAGTTTGCAAAGCTCTATCAAGCCCGAAAGTTGGAACAGCAAGTTTGTGACTACGACGATCTTCTTGAGTATTGGCTCAAGGTAATGGAGAGCGATACGGAGGCAGCAAACTACTATGCAAACCGTTTCCGTCATCTGCTCGTGGACGAGTATCAGGACACCAATATCCTGCAATCCCGCATCATTGATCTCATGGGCGCGCACCATCGCATCATGGCGGTGGGGGACGATGCGCAATGTATCTACACCTGGCGAGGCGCAAATATTGACAACATTCTCTCCTTTGCGGAGCGCCACCCGGGGACGCAGATCTACAAAATTGAAACGAACTATCGCAGCACGCCGGAGATTTTGCGCTTTGCGAACAACGTGCTCGAAACGCAGCCCCCGGGACTTGGCTTCAAAAAAGAACTGCGGGCATGGCGCGAAAGCATCGTGCACCCTTATTTCGTTCAAACGGTCGATACGCGGCAGCAGGCGCAGTTTGTGGCTTCCCGGATTTTGCGTCTTGTGGAAGAAGGCGGGCGTTCCTTCAGTGATATTGCAGTGCTGTATCGCGCGCATTTTCATGCAATGGATTTGCAGATCGAGCTGTCTCGCCGTGGATTGCCGTTTGTGATCACCAGTGGTGTAAAGTTTTTTGAGCAGGCCCACGTGCGGGATTTGGTGGCACAGCTTCGTTTTGCCTGCAATCCAGAGGATGCAACGGCCTTCATGCGATTTACGGGATTGTTGCCCAAAGTGGGAGCTAGGACTTCACTCAAACTGCTCGCCGACGCCAAGGCACTGGCTGCCCGGGAGTCGATTTCACTCGTTGACGCCCTGCTGCATAGCAAGGTATTCAAGCGGGTTCCAGAGCCTGCGAAAGAGCAATGGCCCTCTCTGGTACAGACCTTAAAAGATGTGCAGCAAGCAGTGGAAACCCGACATCCAGAGCGCGTGGTCGAACTCGCAGTCGAGGGTTGGTACAGTGGTTTTATTCGTGAGGTTTATCCGAACTGGACCAATCGTATGGATGATTTGGAAAGCCTGATTGGGTTTGCTGCACGCTTTGATACGATGGAAGAGCTGCTGGCTCAGTTGATCCTGCTCAACAGTGAAACTTCGAACCGCAGCATTGATCCCGATACGGACTGCGTGCGGCTGACAACGATTCATCAATCGAAAGGCCTGGAATTTCCGGTGGTCTTTGTCATCGGCCTTGCGGATGGGCAGTTGCCGCTCAAGCGTGCGATTGAATCGGATGATGTGGAAGAAGAGCGCCGCTTGTTTTATGTCGCGGTGACGCGGGCAATGGATGAGCTTTACCTTTCCTATCCCATTCTGACCACTCAGGGCGGCCCTCCAGTGCGCATGGAACCCAGTCGGTTTGTGCAAATTTTGCCGAAGGATTGTTTTGAAAGTGTATCCATGGCGCAGCAATATTATCGGTAG
- the fliN gene encoding flagellar motor switch protein FliN — translation MLNEDNLNMVMDVKVQLSVKLGSCFLPMKELMELTPGTVLQLKQQATDPVGLYVNDKLVAYGEVVVVDDNFGIKVTEIVTDDRDLLL, via the coding sequence ATGTTAAACGAAGACAATTTGAACATGGTCATGGATGTGAAAGTGCAGCTCAGTGTGAAGCTGGGGTCGTGCTTTCTTCCCATGAAGGAGCTGATGGAGCTGACGCCTGGCACGGTACTGCAGCTCAAGCAGCAGGCAACGGACCCCGTCGGATTGTATGTCAACGACAAGTTGGTTGCCTACGGTGAAGTGGTAGTCGTGGATGATAATTTCGGAATCAAAGTGACGGAGATTGTCACGGATGACCGGGATTTGTTATTGTGA
- a CDS encoding flagellar basal body-associated FliL family protein, producing MANEQIEEITPGSGSGGSPLIPAIAVLVLMPVLSFVLTKFIFIPQIQTAVTESVIQAGGGELQFEATGQGGVDSGAQGHSAASNDAHGGGHGAAAVPKGPSGTTYEFENIIANLSGSSMNRYVKVSFVLEGSRSDFATIIDANRVKLIDATITVLSSLSSLDLQSSGVKNEVRSKLMAAYDSVLKSRIVEGLYFSEFVMQ from the coding sequence ATGGCCAACGAACAAATTGAAGAAATCACTCCAGGCTCCGGTAGTGGGGGAAGTCCACTGATCCCAGCCATTGCAGTGCTGGTATTGATGCCGGTACTGTCCTTTGTGCTGACAAAGTTCATCTTTATTCCACAGATCCAGACTGCCGTCACAGAATCGGTGATTCAGGCGGGTGGTGGAGAACTGCAGTTTGAGGCGACAGGCCAAGGTGGAGTTGACTCGGGTGCTCAAGGCCACAGTGCCGCGAGCAATGACGCTCATGGAGGCGGGCATGGTGCAGCTGCTGTGCCGAAGGGTCCATCGGGAACAACTTATGAGTTTGAAAATATCATAGCCAATCTTTCGGGTTCTTCCATGAACCGCTACGTGAAAGTGAGTTTTGTTCTGGAGGGAAGCCGCAGTGATTTTGCCACCATTATTGACGCAAATCGGGTGAAACTGATTGATGCGACCATTACGGTGCTTTCATCGCTCAGCTCGCTCGACTTGCAGAGTTCGGGGGTAAAAAATGAAGTGCGTAGCAAATTGATGGCAGCCTATGATTCTGTGTTGAAGAGCCGGATTGTGGAAGGGCTTTATTTTTCGGAGTTCGTGATGCAGTGA
- a CDS encoding flagellar hook capping FlgD N-terminal domain-containing protein yields the protein MPVAVTNQQNLLSQAAGESPSGSSPVAKKSTQLGQADFLQLLTVQLQNQDPMSPMSDMDFIASMSSFSSVDAISSLASNFESFMSEQGNLNRSMLETMGSLSKGMVDNKELQLRLTGQSYLGKDVTIDDPIKGKFTGTVERVELIEKLNLDGTTEQLVGLVVNDEIFPMDLVTAVEDRSGVLSSVGNAVASTLNVVTGGA from the coding sequence ATGCCAGTCGCCGTTACCAATCAACAGAATCTGCTTTCCCAGGCTGCAGGAGAATCGCCTTCGGGGTCGAGTCCCGTAGCGAAGAAGTCCACACAATTGGGACAAGCGGATTTCCTTCAACTGCTCACGGTGCAGCTCCAGAATCAGGATCCGATGAGTCCGATGAGTGATATGGATTTTATTGCTTCGATGAGCAGTTTTTCATCGGTGGATGCGATCAGCTCGCTCGCGAGCAATTTTGAAAGCTTCATGTCTGAACAAGGCAACCTCAACCGTTCCATGCTGGAGACCATGGGTTCCCTGAGTAAGGGCATGGTCGATAACAAGGAACTGCAGTTGCGCCTGACTGGACAGTCCTACCTGGGCAAGGATGTGACGATCGATGACCCCATCAAAGGCAAGTTCACTGGTACGGTAGAACGGGTCGAGCTGATTGAAAAGCTCAACCTGGACGGTACCACTGAGCAACTGGTGGGGCTGGTGGTGAATGACGAAATCTTTCCCATGGATCTTGTCACCGCAGTGGAAGATCGCTCGGGAGTGCTGAGCAGCGTCGGTAATGCCGTCGCCTCCACCCTGAACGTGGTGACCGGTGGAGCTTAA
- a CDS encoding DNA glycosylase: MKELEANALTWETLDAGFRLSSRVLEELLEGGQTFQWERDRAMEATLDPEGKCTAIWIGILDGVLVRLRLASDGCLQFSSLRRDKGQKVRDALGVFFRLNEPHELYLEGLPLEQDSYLLRCVESFPGLRILRQPVEKVILTFLCSSNKQIPQIRQMLHNLSRELGEEVEPGWWEYPSWEVLAQADLEVLRRCRTGYRCNYIQGSARYIAADPDFFRRLKSLPFAEARAELMCLPGVGEKVADCILLYGGGRYESFPLDTWILKAMEHRYGLSGLKRNEVLKWAQQHFGEYAGIAQQFIFAYEREVRELTKRRKS; this comes from the coding sequence ATGAAAGAGCTGGAGGCAAATGCATTGACCTGGGAAACGCTTGATGCTGGATTTCGCCTCAGCTCACGGGTGCTTGAAGAACTTCTCGAAGGTGGTCAGACCTTTCAATGGGAGCGGGATCGTGCAATGGAAGCGACTCTCGACCCAGAGGGGAAGTGCACTGCGATCTGGATTGGTATTCTGGACGGTGTGCTTGTGAGATTGCGGCTTGCCTCAGATGGGTGCTTGCAGTTTTCAAGCTTGAGGCGCGACAAAGGGCAGAAAGTTCGCGATGCACTTGGCGTTTTTTTCCGCCTGAACGAACCGCATGAACTCTACCTTGAGGGACTTCCACTGGAGCAAGACAGCTACTTGCTGCGCTGTGTAGAGTCCTTTCCGGGACTGCGCATCCTCAGACAACCTGTAGAGAAAGTGATTCTGACGTTCCTGTGCAGTTCCAACAAACAGATTCCCCAGATCCGGCAGATGCTCCATAACCTGTCGCGGGAGTTGGGAGAGGAAGTGGAGCCAGGCTGGTGGGAATACCCATCATGGGAAGTGCTGGCTCAGGCAGATCTGGAGGTGCTGCGACGATGCCGCACCGGGTATCGCTGCAACTACATCCAAGGCAGCGCGCGTTACATTGCTGCCGATCCTGATTTCTTTCGACGTCTGAAATCCCTGCCATTTGCAGAGGCAAGGGCGGAATTGATGTGCCTGCCCGGAGTCGGAGAGAAAGTAGCCGACTGCATCCTGCTCTATGGTGGAGGGCGATATGAGTCGTTCCCATTGGACACCTGGATCCTGAAAGCAATGGAACATCGCTACGGATTGTCGGGACTAAAGCGGAATGAAGTGCTGAAATGGGCGCAACAGCACTTTGGGGAATACGCGGGCATTGCTCAGCAGTTCATTTTTGCGTATGAACGCGAAGTTCGGGAGCTGACAAAACGACGGAAAAGCTGA
- the fliG gene encoding flagellar motor switch protein FliG produces MDALPNIEYDKLGKLQKLALFLIVIGPEVASEILKHFGDPDVEVLVKEMSHFEIIDYEIKKKVIEDFYGIVSQSSIATLGGAPYAQKTLEMAKGDFKASSILGRVAPVGSSVQIIEEIGQLEPRQIYNLLKNEQPQTIAFIMSYLHISKASLLVKMLSQEVREEVVERIGSMESTALELVNKVVRTLARNIDRDEQQTFNQSGGVRRVADLLNSLDKETSKSILTRLEEKNPTVGSAVRKKMFSFEDLLRLQGTDLQRVAREIDMGDLTIALKSANPALRDAMMHSISKRAAETLLEEMEMLGPVRLKEVEAAQDKIIQVVRKLEEEGEITIDQDGSDRVVV; encoded by the coding sequence ATGGACGCCCTTCCCAATATTGAGTATGACAAGCTCGGAAAGCTTCAGAAGCTTGCGCTCTTCCTGATCGTGATTGGTCCGGAGGTTGCATCGGAAATTCTGAAACATTTCGGAGATCCTGATGTGGAGGTGCTGGTCAAGGAAATGTCCCATTTTGAGATCATTGACTATGAGATCAAGAAAAAGGTAATTGAGGATTTTTACGGGATCGTCAGTCAGAGTTCGATTGCAACCCTGGGAGGTGCTCCGTATGCCCAGAAAACGCTTGAAATGGCCAAAGGTGATTTCAAGGCATCGAGCATCCTTGGCAGGGTGGCGCCAGTGGGTAGCTCGGTCCAGATCATCGAAGAGATTGGACAACTCGAACCCCGGCAAATTTATAATCTGCTGAAGAACGAACAGCCACAGACGATCGCCTTCATCATGTCATACCTTCATATCAGCAAGGCTTCGCTGCTGGTAAAGATGCTCAGCCAGGAAGTCAGGGAGGAAGTGGTGGAGCGCATTGGCTCGATGGAATCCACAGCTCTGGAATTGGTGAACAAGGTGGTTCGCACGCTGGCGCGCAATATTGATCGGGATGAACAGCAAACCTTCAATCAGAGCGGGGGCGTGCGCCGGGTTGCAGATCTGCTCAACTCTCTGGACAAGGAGACGAGCAAGAGCATTCTGACCCGACTCGAGGAGAAAAACCCGACGGTGGGCAGCGCGGTGCGCAAGAAGATGTTCAGCTTCGAAGATTTGCTTCGTCTGCAGGGAACCGATCTGCAGCGGGTGGCTCGCGAAATCGACATGGGCGACCTGACGATTGCGCTGAAATCGGCAAACCCCGCACTGCGCGACGCCATGATGCACTCCATCTCCAAACGGGCGGCAGAAACGTTGCTGGAAGAAATGGAGATGCTTGGACCCGTGCGGTTGAAGGAAGTCGAAGCAGCGCAGGACAAGATCATTCAGGTCGTGCGCAAGCTCGAGGAAGAGGGCGAAATCACAATCGATCAGGATGGATCAGACCGTGTTGTCGTATAA
- a CDS encoding FliM/FliN family flagellar motor switch protein produces MGDEDDILLSQGGIDALLAQAASEQQDVVYSWEGKRIDDVPNLYVEAYDFRNPIFLTEYELRHVRISHEDFIRYLSARLSMYLKMDVEIKMSQLTTTPYLQFVETIPNPTYINMFKVDPLEGIGIMATNPRLAMTVVDRMLGGKGHSIKDERYLTEIEMTMVDEVIQIILSEWCAQWEDAPEMNAYLIGKETNGRFLQTSPHDAIMLVLTMETMLGDCSESIQLALPYYSIEMLIKRMESKHKHSAQNAGSSAKEARWYESFSKIGVHTTAEWTLEKLRVSEVISLKVGDVIELSPDIIEHTEVKFEGVEKFRGEIGIQNGRVAVELKEFIR; encoded by the coding sequence ATGGGAGACGAAGACGATATTCTTCTTAGTCAGGGCGGTATCGATGCCTTACTTGCACAGGCTGCGAGTGAACAGCAGGACGTTGTCTATTCCTGGGAGGGCAAGCGCATCGATGATGTGCCTAACCTCTATGTGGAGGCCTATGATTTCCGCAACCCGATCTTTCTGACGGAGTATGAACTGCGCCATGTGCGCATCAGCCATGAGGACTTCATTCGCTACCTGAGTGCACGCTTGTCGATGTATCTCAAGATGGATGTGGAAATCAAGATGTCCCAGCTGACGACCACGCCTTATCTGCAGTTTGTAGAGACGATTCCCAATCCAACCTACATCAACATGTTCAAGGTCGACCCGCTTGAGGGAATTGGCATCATGGCGACCAATCCACGCCTGGCCATGACCGTGGTGGATCGCATGCTGGGTGGCAAGGGGCATTCGATCAAAGACGAGCGCTATCTCACAGAAATCGAAATGACGATGGTGGATGAGGTGATTCAGATCATCCTCAGTGAATGGTGTGCCCAGTGGGAGGATGCTCCCGAGATGAATGCCTATCTGATCGGAAAGGAGACCAATGGACGTTTCCTGCAGACCTCGCCGCACGATGCGATCATGCTCGTTCTGACGATGGAGACCATGCTCGGGGATTGCTCGGAGAGCATTCAGTTGGCACTTCCATACTATTCGATCGAAATGCTGATCAAGCGCATGGAATCGAAGCACAAGCACAGTGCCCAGAATGCGGGTTCATCTGCCAAAGAAGCGCGCTGGTATGAGAGTTTCAGCAAAATCGGGGTACATACGACCGCAGAATGGACACTTGAAAAATTACGTGTTTCAGAGGTGATTTCCCTCAAAGTCGGCGACGTTATTGAACTGTCTCCTGATATCATTGAGCACACGGAAGTGAAATTTGAGGGAGTTGAAAAGTTTCGCGGGGAGATCGGGATTCAGAATGGACGGGTCGCTGTTGAACTGAAGGAGTTTATCCGATAA
- a CDS encoding flagellar hook-basal body complex protein: MPVSGSLGAGVAALRSFSKGLEVLGSNIANSSTVGYKGSRIEYGESFNNILQRSAAGSGASSTANQVGTGVGVQTTQGIFTQGNVTDTGIPSDIAISGAGYLQVKDPTDGSTYITRAGNLRVDNAGYLVTQGGLRVQGLNGGGATFIVTGTRLGDGELAPAQAVPALNIVGTQIVGDVNDEIAFGPIGTGYDPNNPPEVTIRGDGFGARATAIVNAAGEITGITMTNAGQGYTTASVIFEAPPGSDINFTMAASAAPANFGDVKIELPQYDNANGLVINDQTDDVLGGGGPFGADAFGEQFPGIASYAINSDGQVQLLLETGDFFTVGQILLTDVADPQALVREGDNLYSGAQVAGIVVENGVPGERGLGKLKQGALELSNVDLTEQFAELISTQRAFQAGSRIITTADTILQEVINLKR, from the coding sequence ATGCCAGTATCAGGATCATTGGGCGCCGGTGTTGCAGCACTGCGCAGTTTCTCCAAGGGCTTGGAAGTATTGGGGAGTAACATCGCCAATTCCAGCACGGTTGGATACAAGGGAAGCCGCATCGAGTATGGGGAATCCTTCAATAACATCCTGCAGCGTTCTGCGGCGGGATCGGGGGCGAGTTCGACCGCAAACCAAGTCGGAACGGGGGTTGGAGTCCAGACAACGCAAGGGATTTTCACCCAGGGCAATGTGACCGATACAGGCATTCCTTCGGATATTGCGATCTCCGGAGCGGGATACCTCCAGGTAAAGGATCCGACGGATGGTTCGACCTACATTACCCGGGCTGGAAATTTGCGCGTGGATAATGCGGGATATCTGGTCACCCAGGGTGGATTGCGGGTCCAGGGACTGAACGGTGGAGGAGCGACCTTTATCGTGACGGGAACCCGGCTTGGTGATGGTGAACTCGCACCGGCGCAGGCGGTTCCCGCTCTGAACATTGTGGGAACTCAAATTGTTGGCGATGTGAACGATGAGATCGCATTTGGTCCGATCGGGACGGGATACGATCCGAATAATCCGCCTGAGGTGACCATCCGAGGAGATGGGTTTGGAGCGCGCGCCACAGCAATTGTCAATGCTGCGGGGGAAATCACGGGCATCACAATGACCAATGCCGGACAGGGTTACACCACTGCAAGCGTGATTTTTGAAGCTCCTCCGGGAAGCGACATCAACTTCACGATGGCGGCATCGGCTGCCCCGGCCAACTTTGGTGATGTCAAGATCGAGCTACCGCAGTATGATAACGCCAATGGACTGGTGATCAATGACCAGACTGATGACGTGCTCGGAGGTGGAGGACCGTTTGGAGCCGATGCCTTTGGGGAGCAGTTTCCGGGAATTGCATCCTATGCGATCAACAGTGATGGCCAGGTACAGTTGCTTCTGGAAACGGGAGACTTCTTTACAGTCGGGCAAATTCTGTTGACGGATGTTGCGGATCCGCAGGCGTTGGTGCGTGAAGGGGATAACCTTTACTCCGGCGCACAGGTAGCCGGGATCGTTGTCGAAAACGGAGTTCCTGGAGAACGCGGGTTGGGTAAATTGAAGCAGGGAGCTCTCGAGCTTTCGAATGTGGATTTGACTGAACAATTTGCCGAGCTGATCTCGACGCAGCGCGCCTTCCAGGCAGGCTCGCGCATCATTACGACTGCTGACACCATTTTGCAGGAAGTAATTAACTTAAAACGCTAA
- a CDS encoding FliI/YscN family ATPase, with amino-acid sequence MNRNIGRFHAVEKVGRVLDVTGLVIESEGPDVPLGQVCEISSDRHRQDFMAEVVGFRGNRVLLMPLEEVSGIHPGCQVVASPRGLRIPVGKQLLGRILDGLGNPLDTHEHLKADYEAFQSGGAINPLKRQRIQDVFETGVKALDTFVPVGVGQRLGIFAGSGVGKSTLLGMLARGGSSDVNVIALVGERGRELREFIEKDLGEEGMRKSVVIISTSDQSATMRIRAAKLAIRIAEYFRDGGKNVLFLMDSVTRLAMAQREIGLAVGEPPATRGYTPSVFSLLPRLLERSGMGENGSITAFYTVLVEGDDMNEPVSDAVRGILDGHLVLDRTLATANHFPAIDVLESVSRLVRDICSEEELNLIGEARDLLALYRKNEDLINIGAYTPRSNPKIDRAIAKFPNLMTFLKQNSAESIARSDSFAQLRSILK; translated from the coding sequence ATGAACCGCAACATCGGTCGTTTTCACGCTGTTGAAAAAGTAGGGCGTGTTCTCGATGTGACGGGATTGGTAATCGAGAGTGAGGGGCCGGATGTGCCATTGGGACAGGTTTGTGAGATTTCCTCAGACCGGCATCGACAGGACTTCATGGCCGAGGTGGTCGGATTTCGCGGGAACCGCGTCTTGCTCATGCCGCTGGAGGAAGTGTCAGGCATCCATCCAGGTTGTCAGGTGGTTGCATCACCGAGAGGATTGCGCATCCCGGTGGGGAAACAGTTGCTCGGGCGAATTCTGGATGGACTTGGCAATCCGCTGGATACGCATGAGCATCTGAAAGCAGACTACGAGGCATTTCAGTCGGGTGGAGCGATCAATCCCTTGAAACGACAGCGCATTCAGGACGTTTTTGAGACTGGAGTGAAGGCACTCGATACTTTTGTGCCAGTAGGGGTAGGACAGCGACTGGGCATTTTTGCAGGCAGTGGCGTTGGAAAGTCCACTTTACTCGGCATGCTGGCGCGGGGTGGAAGTTCGGATGTCAATGTGATCGCATTGGTGGGTGAACGCGGGCGTGAGCTTCGGGAGTTTATTGAAAAAGATCTTGGTGAGGAAGGCATGCGCAAGAGTGTGGTGATCATCTCGACCTCCGATCAGTCAGCCACCATGCGCATCCGGGCGGCAAAACTTGCCATCCGCATTGCAGAGTACTTCCGGGACGGGGGAAAAAATGTGTTGTTTCTGATGGATTCCGTGACCCGACTGGCCATGGCACAGCGGGAAATTGGACTTGCCGTTGGTGAACCACCGGCAACGCGTGGTTACACTCCATCTGTATTTTCACTGCTTCCGCGCCTGCTTGAGCGCAGTGGAATGGGAGAAAACGGATCTATCACTGCGTTCTATACTGTTCTGGTAGAAGGAGATGACATGAATGAACCTGTATCCGATGCGGTTCGTGGTATTTTGGATGGTCACCTGGTTCTGGATCGCACGCTGGCCACTGCAAATCATTTTCCGGCCATCGATGTGCTCGAGAGTGTGAGTCGACTGGTTCGCGATATTTGTTCAGAGGAGGAATTGAATTTGATTGGAGAGGCACGAGACTTGCTTGCACTCTATCGTAAAAATGAAGACTTGATCAACATTGGGGCCTACACACCGCGGAGTAACCCGAAAATTGACCGAGCCATTGCGAAGTTTCCGAATCTCATGACTTTTCTCAAACAGAATTCTGCCGAGTCAATCGCTCGCAGCGACAGTTTTGCGCAACTGAGGAGTATTCTGAAGTAG